The Sphingobacterium bambusae genome includes a window with the following:
- a CDS encoding DUF4998 domain-containing protein, giving the protein MFDNIDPYATEVIYPGKYDTITAKIGFERVELDLLKAGRIPSSQISLGKSSKTVIEYDGKQMIIDSLVSWINVPDMKQSKLYRIRVYTLDEYENKSVPQEIAVIPYTSSDLANLVVASPRVLTSPNAVVVDWTTSLSSILLDYRSLEYEYTDQDGKTIKGTQGARPRIFAANLQAGQPFQLKMTHHVTPKVNGVPILDSLAVSMPLDITMPTSSTVFNPAERDILAANGISVFTADGVASYKKLYFPVHTNTLQDLFYFPNIEELDLTGGTLFPLKTLDYNRNDIVKTIGGGTYLPFIRKVSPISNENAQTMVDLLNLGFIKKIKYVPNSLGIDHLLKPFDEKGIVEWVTTPDESFIPMNFFLDGKVQDATAWALDIVNPATSHPAGTNIVNPLRVTMRNRSGSFAFVLPKEYRFNIAEYRYLKFKVFMPAKSTFEGIYAPYQRLWPRFMNYMWAFPSESSFSQELWQPNANDYRIADANLEKWTDVSVDLSSRESAHNRVVVINIGGEPSLDFKPPVDMVYYFSNFRFSK; this is encoded by the coding sequence ATGTTTGATAATATCGACCCTTATGCTACGGAAGTGATCTATCCGGGCAAGTATGATACGATCACGGCTAAAATAGGCTTTGAACGGGTAGAGCTGGATCTGCTTAAGGCTGGCCGAATCCCGTCTAGCCAAATATCGCTGGGGAAATCCTCCAAAACGGTGATCGAATATGATGGTAAACAAATGATTATCGATTCACTGGTGTCGTGGATCAATGTGCCCGATATGAAGCAGTCTAAGCTATACCGCATCCGCGTGTATACACTGGACGAGTATGAAAATAAATCGGTTCCGCAAGAGATTGCGGTGATTCCCTACACGTCGAGTGATCTCGCCAATCTGGTGGTGGCTTCCCCTCGTGTGCTGACTTCGCCCAATGCTGTTGTCGTTGACTGGACGACTTCACTCTCATCCATTCTCTTGGATTACCGCAGTCTCGAATACGAGTACACCGACCAAGATGGGAAAACAATAAAGGGTACGCAGGGTGCGCGACCACGGATTTTTGCGGCAAACCTACAGGCAGGCCAGCCATTCCAATTAAAGATGACCCATCATGTCACGCCCAAAGTTAATGGTGTGCCTATATTGGATTCCCTAGCGGTCTCGATGCCATTGGATATCACCATGCCGACCTCGTCTACGGTGTTCAATCCGGCAGAACGCGATATTTTGGCAGCAAATGGTATAAGCGTGTTCACCGCGGACGGTGTAGCTTCCTACAAGAAACTCTACTTCCCAGTGCACACGAACACCTTGCAGGATTTGTTTTACTTCCCGAATATCGAAGAACTTGACCTCACGGGAGGCACCTTGTTTCCGCTAAAGACGCTAGACTATAATAGAAATGATATCGTGAAGACGATTGGCGGCGGTACTTATTTGCCCTTCATTCGGAAAGTATCACCGATATCGAATGAAAATGCGCAGACCATGGTGGATCTCCTGAATTTGGGATTCATCAAGAAAATAAAATACGTGCCTAATTCATTGGGGATCGATCATCTTTTAAAGCCTTTTGATGAAAAAGGAATCGTGGAGTGGGTCACAACGCCCGATGAATCCTTTATCCCGATGAATTTCTTTTTGGATGGAAAAGTACAGGATGCAACTGCCTGGGCGCTCGATATCGTAAATCCTGCAACTTCCCATCCTGCGGGAACGAATATTGTCAATCCGCTTCGCGTGACAATGAGGAATAGAAGTGGTTCCTTCGCGTTTGTGTTGCCGAAAGAATACCGGTTTAACATAGCCGAGTATCGCTACCTGAAGTTTAAAGTGTTTATGCCTGCCAAATCAACATTTGAAGGTATTTATGCACCTTATCAGCGCCTTTGGCCCCGTTTTATGAATTATATGTGGGCATTCCCAAGTGAGAGTTCTTTTAGTCAGGAACTATGGCAACCAAATGCCAACGACTACAGAATTGCGGATGCAAACCTCGAAAAATGGACCGATGTATCGGTAGATTTATCGTCTCGTGAGAGCGCACATAACCGCGTGGTCGTGATCAATATTGGCGGTGAACCGTCGTTGGATTTTAAGCCACCGGTCGATATGGTTTATTACTTCTCCAACTTTAGGTTTTCGAAGTAA
- a CDS encoding LytR/AlgR family response regulator transcription factor, with amino-acid sequence MPDQRISYLIVDDEPNNIEVLKDYLSKHADSMRLLCTACHADEAVALIKERQPELIFLDIQMPQKNGFDLLQELGERNFEVIFVTAYDKFGIQAIKFSALDYLLKPLNFTELENALAKAMHKVKEKKRNANLENLIQNLNKVSDDHKIALPTGRETRYIAVSSIVRCQADNNYTEIHLLDGECIIISKTLKEYDELLSPYGFLRTHQSHLINPSYLLSLSKGQSPQIHMHGGLIIPIARQKKEYIFNALKNIIKP; translated from the coding sequence ATGCCTGATCAACGCATAAGCTACCTCATCGTGGATGATGAGCCAAACAATATCGAAGTACTTAAAGACTACCTCAGCAAGCATGCGGATAGTATGCGTTTGCTATGCACAGCCTGTCATGCTGATGAGGCGGTAGCACTGATTAAGGAACGACAGCCCGAACTTATCTTCCTCGACATACAAATGCCGCAAAAGAACGGATTTGATCTCCTGCAGGAGCTTGGTGAACGGAATTTTGAAGTTATTTTCGTGACGGCTTATGATAAATTTGGTATACAGGCCATCAAGTTCTCCGCATTGGATTATCTCTTGAAGCCATTAAACTTTACCGAGTTGGAAAATGCCTTGGCGAAAGCCATGCACAAGGTAAAGGAAAAGAAAAGGAATGCCAATCTTGAAAACCTCATCCAAAACTTGAACAAAGTGTCCGATGATCATAAAATAGCGTTACCAACAGGAAGAGAGACACGTTACATTGCCGTTTCATCGATTGTGCGATGCCAAGCCGACAACAATTACACGGAAATACACCTCCTCGATGGCGAATGTATCATCATCAGTAAAACGCTGAAAGAATACGACGAGCTGTTGAGTCCATACGGCTTTCTGCGCACACATCAAAGCCACCTCATCAATCCGAGCTACCTGCTATCGCTCAGCAAGGGGCAGTCACCGCAAATACACATGCATGGAGGCCTTATTATCCCTATAGCACGACAAAAAAAAGAATATATATTTAACGCCTTAAAGAACATCATCAAGCCATGA
- a CDS encoding RagB/SusD family nutrient uptake outer membrane protein, with translation MRKTAYIILASILMLCSCSKYLDVVPDNTLKLEDLFNLKIDAYNALAKVYSYLPNDDKTHVTSWTLGDEWVGRLDLNNNNGDLRAMRIMRGLQSQTSPQLGLWSGTEGGKPLYEGMRQADVFLMNIDNVRDMSDGEKADWKAQVKFLKAYYAFLLVQRYGPIVIPKTMASPESTKEELFLPRTKVEDCFTFILDLMNEAIPNLVERATSNNLGQVDQVAAKAIKARVLVFRASPFFNGNQEYFGDFMDKDGQPFFPIQENREKWKEALDALNESIALCETNGLRLYHYEREPYIYDRPAFEANNQRMKTLYDLRMVVVDPWNNELVWGNSNLDYYNSGELAHSSNIRLPEGYGDGVVNSSSFSWQWMAATYKMAEKYYTENGLPIEEDLSYDAVNKHEIIRTPGLLDPSYTPWNGYMQPGAETIKLYMNREPRFYANLGITAGYWRAHAVRINTMMFGNSHGGYNSSQHTTDFMATGIGTQKLVHPESQSGAWQRTIKFPYPIIRMADLYLMKAEALNEYSGPSQQVYQEINKVRQRAGIPNIETVWADGSLARSVNKHTTKEGLRDIILQERSIEFAFEGIHFWDMWRHKRATSAFSAPVWGWTHTGTTASTFFVLEVKQERRFTITDCLWPISLNEMNTNGQLVQNPGW, from the coding sequence ATGAGAAAGACCGCATATATCATACTGGCAAGCATCCTGATGCTGTGCTCTTGCAGCAAGTACCTGGATGTGGTGCCGGATAACACATTGAAACTAGAAGATTTATTCAATCTTAAGATTGATGCCTATAATGCGCTAGCGAAGGTATACAGTTATCTTCCTAATGACGACAAAACCCATGTGACCTCTTGGACGCTGGGCGATGAGTGGGTGGGGCGATTGGATCTGAATAACAATAACGGAGACCTACGCGCCATGCGTATCATGCGTGGGTTGCAGTCGCAAACCTCGCCGCAGTTGGGACTTTGGTCGGGCACTGAAGGTGGTAAGCCGCTTTATGAAGGGATGCGCCAGGCAGACGTTTTCCTGATGAATATCGATAATGTGCGCGACATGTCGGATGGGGAGAAAGCCGACTGGAAAGCGCAGGTTAAATTTCTGAAAGCCTATTACGCTTTCCTGCTTGTGCAGCGCTACGGACCTATCGTGATCCCCAAAACCATGGCCTCGCCGGAATCCACGAAGGAAGAGCTGTTTCTGCCGAGAACAAAAGTAGAGGACTGCTTCACCTTTATCCTGGATTTGATGAACGAAGCCATCCCTAATTTGGTGGAACGTGCCACCTCCAATAACCTTGGACAGGTAGATCAAGTCGCTGCCAAGGCCATTAAGGCGCGCGTTTTAGTGTTCCGTGCGAGTCCATTTTTTAATGGTAACCAAGAGTATTTTGGCGACTTTATGGACAAAGATGGGCAACCATTTTTCCCAATTCAGGAAAATAGGGAAAAATGGAAGGAGGCTCTTGATGCACTAAACGAATCCATCGCCCTTTGCGAAACCAACGGTTTAAGGCTGTATCATTACGAGCGAGAACCTTATATCTACGACCGACCAGCATTTGAAGCCAACAATCAACGCATGAAGACGCTCTATGACCTGCGCATGGTGGTGGTAGACCCTTGGAACAATGAGTTGGTATGGGGAAATTCCAACTTAGATTATTATAACTCCGGCGAGTTGGCGCATTCCAGTAATATTCGTTTGCCCGAGGGCTATGGCGATGGGGTGGTCAACTCCTCCAGCTTCTCTTGGCAATGGATGGCCGCCACCTACAAAATGGCCGAGAAGTACTATACCGAGAATGGCCTGCCCATCGAAGAAGACCTGAGCTACGATGCGGTGAACAAGCATGAGATCATACGCACCCCCGGATTATTGGATCCGTCCTACACCCCATGGAACGGTTATATGCAGCCCGGGGCGGAGACAATTAAGCTGTATATGAACCGCGAACCGCGATTCTATGCCAATTTGGGGATCACAGCGGGGTATTGGCGGGCACATGCTGTCCGAATCAACACGATGATGTTTGGCAACTCCCATGGGGGCTACAACTCTTCCCAGCATACCACGGACTTTATGGCCACAGGGATTGGTACCCAGAAGTTGGTGCATCCCGAGTCGCAGTCTGGGGCTTGGCAACGAACTATAAAATTTCCATACCCTATTATCCGTATGGCGGATCTTTACCTGATGAAAGCTGAAGCGCTCAATGAATACAGTGGGCCATCGCAGCAGGTTTACCAGGAGATCAATAAAGTAAGGCAGCGTGCGGGCATCCCGAATATCGAAACCGTATGGGCTGATGGCTCCTTGGCGCGTAGCGTAAACAAGCATACGACGAAAGAAGGGCTTCGCGATATCATCTTGCAGGAGCGCAGCATTGAGTTTGCCTTCGAAGGTATTCATTTTTGGGATATGTGGCGCCACAAAAGGGCTACTTCCGCCTTCTCTGCCCCCGTGTGGGGATGGACACACACGGGCACGACAGCCTCCACATTTTTTGTGCTGGAGGTGAAGCAGGAACGACGTTTCACCATCACGGACTGCCTATGGCCTATCAGCCTGAACGAAATGAACACCAACGGACAGCTTGTGCAAAACCCCGGATGGTAA
- a CDS encoding SusC/RagA family TonB-linked outer membrane protein, with amino-acid sequence MQRSKEKLLLFMLLLLAPALALAQKQVTGVVKNASNGELMPGVSILKNRVSSVVTNENGEFEIMAVVGDSLTFTSVGMKQLTQVVDQRNILEIMLYEDDSYIDEVTVVAFGTQKKSSIVGAVTTVNAADLRIPASNLTGSFAGRIPGVISYQTSGEPGADNAQFFIRGVTTFGYQTSPLILIDGFESTTDVLARILPDDIESFSILKDASATVLYGARGANGIIMITTKAGREGPVRMNARVDVNTASPTRMVNMIDGVSYMQLYNQARITRDPVLGGYYSQQKIQSTIDGEDPMIFPNVDWFNTLFKTSTTNYKANVNLSGGGQVATYYVSTGYDKETGLLKVDNRNNFNNNIDINRLFIRSNVILKLTKTTTLDTRIQGRFDRYTGPYESASNIFRMIMNSNPVDFPAVYAPDPANAFTNHVLFGNTSVAGNLKTNPYAEMVRGYEDRDESSIVAQATLSQDLGFLTEGLRVQGKASVNTWSKYASRRTYFPFFYDLESYNQISGEYTLYPLNPTTGQAYLGDVIPVRDANGHYYFEVRLNWNRTFGSHNVGAMTVGMMEEKLLTAGNSTSIYETLPERNMGNSGRLTYDYDNRYFAEVSYGFNGSEKFTGQRRFGFFPSFGASWMVSNEKFWEPLRSAISTLKVRGTWGLVGNDAIAGRADRFFYLSDISLGGGSYRWGNSFMNSYNGFNVNRYANPDISWEQSEKMNLGLEVNFMNESLKFVGDFFRDVRSNIYMNRENFPASAGLEASVSGNVGKVSSQGFDGSIDYQKSFGSDFWLSGRANFTYAVNKLLELDERDYPDQYLKRQGHNINQQWGLLAERLFVDAYEIANSPRQDFGEYMAGDIKYKDINGDGVINDNDRIPMGYPTVPEIQYGFGMSMGYKSFDFSFFFQGNKNVSFFINATDESNASNGSYGIAPFANRRNALSIIADDYWSETNPNIHAFWPRLSTEPINNNTQQSSWWMRDGSFLRLKSLEIGFSPKTLKRIGINPGSRIYFSTENLFVLSPFQLWDPEVGRNGLGYPPNRRFNVGIQLTY; translated from the coding sequence ATGCAAAGATCGAAAGAAAAGTTGCTTTTGTTTATGCTTCTTCTTCTTGCTCCTGCTCTCGCCTTAGCGCAGAAACAGGTGACTGGGGTTGTTAAGAACGCAAGCAATGGAGAGCTTATGCCCGGAGTAAGCATCCTCAAAAACCGTGTATCATCCGTGGTGACCAATGAGAACGGAGAGTTTGAAATTATGGCCGTCGTTGGCGATAGCCTTACCTTCACTTCGGTGGGCATGAAACAGCTCACACAGGTTGTTGATCAACGGAACATATTGGAAATCATGCTGTACGAAGACGATAGTTACATCGACGAGGTTACGGTAGTTGCTTTTGGTACACAGAAGAAGTCCTCTATCGTGGGTGCGGTCACAACGGTCAATGCGGCCGACCTGCGGATTCCGGCATCCAACCTGACCGGTTCGTTCGCTGGCCGTATCCCGGGCGTGATTTCCTACCAAACTTCCGGCGAGCCCGGCGCGGATAACGCGCAGTTTTTTATTCGTGGTGTTACCACATTCGGCTACCAAACCTCACCGTTGATCTTGATCGACGGTTTTGAATCGACCACCGATGTGCTGGCCCGTATCCTGCCGGACGATATCGAGAGCTTTTCGATACTGAAAGATGCCTCGGCCACGGTGCTCTATGGTGCGCGTGGTGCAAACGGTATCATCATGATCACCACCAAGGCGGGGCGGGAAGGGCCTGTGCGCATGAATGCGCGGGTGGATGTCAACACGGCGTCGCCAACGAGGATGGTCAATATGATCGACGGGGTGAGCTACATGCAATTGTATAATCAAGCGCGCATTACGCGCGATCCCGTGCTGGGCGGCTACTACTCCCAACAAAAAATACAGTCGACCATAGATGGTGAGGATCCTATGATCTTCCCAAATGTAGACTGGTTCAACACCTTATTCAAAACATCCACCACCAACTACAAGGCCAACGTGAACCTATCCGGTGGGGGACAGGTGGCCACATACTATGTATCCACGGGCTACGACAAGGAAACCGGGCTCCTGAAGGTGGATAACCGCAATAACTTCAACAACAATATAGACATCAATAGGCTTTTCATCCGATCAAATGTGATCCTGAAGCTCACCAAAACGACTACCCTTGATACCCGTATCCAAGGGCGCTTTGATCGTTACACCGGCCCATACGAGTCGGCCAGTAATATCTTCCGGATGATTATGAACAGCAACCCCGTCGATTTTCCGGCCGTCTATGCGCCCGATCCGGCGAACGCCTTCACCAATCACGTCCTTTTTGGGAACACCTCGGTAGCAGGCAATCTAAAAACAAACCCCTATGCCGAAATGGTACGTGGCTATGAAGATCGGGACGAAAGCAGTATTGTGGCACAGGCCACGCTATCGCAAGATCTTGGTTTCCTTACTGAAGGGCTGCGCGTTCAGGGTAAGGCATCTGTAAACACCTGGAGCAAGTATGCCAGCCGACGAACTTACTTCCCTTTTTTCTACGACCTCGAATCCTACAATCAAATTAGCGGCGAATACACCCTGTATCCGCTGAATCCCACTACAGGACAGGCTTATCTTGGCGATGTAATTCCGGTTCGGGATGCCAACGGGCATTACTATTTTGAAGTCAGGCTTAATTGGAACCGAACTTTTGGATCGCATAACGTAGGTGCCATGACCGTGGGCATGATGGAAGAAAAGCTGCTAACCGCTGGCAATAGCACCTCCATCTATGAAACGCTACCCGAACGTAATATGGGTAACTCTGGTCGTTTGACCTACGATTACGACAATAGATACTTCGCCGAGGTGTCCTACGGCTTCAATGGTTCAGAGAAGTTTACCGGCCAAAGGCGGTTTGGATTCTTTCCTTCTTTTGGTGCGAGCTGGATGGTTTCCAACGAAAAGTTTTGGGAGCCGCTCCGAAGCGCCATCAGCACCTTGAAGGTGCGTGGTACCTGGGGACTTGTTGGTAACGATGCCATTGCAGGCAGGGCGGATCGTTTCTTTTACCTCTCGGATATATCCTTGGGTGGAGGTTCCTACCGTTGGGGAAATAGCTTTATGAATTCCTACAATGGATTCAACGTAAACCGATATGCCAACCCAGATATCTCTTGGGAACAGTCTGAAAAGATGAACCTCGGCCTCGAAGTGAACTTTATGAACGAGTCGCTGAAATTTGTCGGTGATTTCTTTCGCGATGTACGCAGCAACATTTACATGAACCGAGAGAACTTTCCTGCCTCCGCCGGTTTGGAGGCTAGCGTAAGCGGCAACGTTGGTAAAGTGAGCTCGCAGGGCTTTGATGGATCCATCGACTACCAAAAGTCTTTTGGATCTGACTTTTGGCTATCCGGCAGGGCCAATTTCACCTATGCGGTTAACAAGCTTTTGGAATTGGATGAGCGTGATTACCCTGATCAATACCTTAAAAGGCAAGGACATAACATCAACCAGCAATGGGGCTTGTTGGCCGAGCGTCTTTTTGTTGATGCGTATGAAATAGCAAATTCTCCGCGGCAGGATTTTGGTGAATACATGGCTGGTGATATCAAATATAAGGATATCAATGGCGACGGTGTGATCAACGATAACGACCGTATTCCGATGGGATATCCCACCGTTCCAGAGATACAATATGGTTTTGGGATGTCCATGGGGTATAAAAGCTTTGACTTTTCATTCTTCTTTCAGGGCAACAAAAATGTGTCCTTCTTTATCAATGCCACTGATGAGTCTAACGCCTCCAACGGTTCCTATGGTATAGCGCCCTTTGCCAATAGAAGGAACGCACTATCCATTATCGCCGATGATTACTGGAGCGAAACAAATCCGAATATTCATGCCTTTTGGCCACGTTTATCTACGGAACCGATCAACAACAACACCCAGCAGTCTTCTTGGTGGATGCGTGATGGTTCTTTCCTGCGGCTTAAATCCTTGGAGATTGGTTTCAGCCCGAAAACACTCAAACGTATCGGGATAAACCCCGGAAGCCGGATCTATTTCAGCACCGAGAACCTCTTTGTGCTGAGCCCTTTCCAATTGTGGGATCCAGAAGTCGGGCGCAATGGCCTTGGCTACCCGCCGAACCGACGATTTAACGTAGGGATCCAATTAACGTATTAA
- a CDS encoding TlpA family protein disulfide reductase, translating to MKKLTAYLICALLPMLLLAQQNSDTAAITDPEFAQHYASRPQPTIRGKIIHASAEEMANIRIKYSLVHIGQPIQSSYEIRPDANGSFQIVLNERLPNRQIWFTLGDYARLCLMANEELTLTFDLEKLKKNFVYWIGDGVDFGGKDADKNRLINQYIVFQREQTPDIPTQIEALDINRPTYLSGLDSLFKLQNEQMERFFARYGNQHRELITGESTLAYYAKKIAYFLRHDQPLIDTPAILAPVYAISNDTYSYLRVLSLYLKKVGFSATKQTSNLETLARYYDETLPAAYADLLKLYMGHPDLKHLTQHYEAISPSLHFDWSRDYLSEQLTSLRKKIAQIDSISHSATVEKPLSSSLGSLSIKTQTGISLYRSPQQTGESLLKDLRSAYANKLVLIDIWATWCVPCIQAMPYAKKLQEEAKASNLPVEFVYLCTSGGSDEEQWKNKVLEIQQPGTHLFVDSKAISELMTMFNMGGFPSYLLLKPDGSYDEKTVNSLSNLQLDTLKDLLQ from the coding sequence ATGAAAAAACTAACCGCGTACCTAATCTGCGCCTTGCTGCCCATGCTTCTGCTGGCACAGCAAAATAGCGACACAGCAGCCATTACCGATCCGGAATTTGCACAGCACTATGCCTCCAGACCGCAACCGACCATCCGTGGTAAGATTATACATGCTTCAGCGGAGGAAATGGCCAACATACGCATAAAATACAGCTTGGTACATATCGGTCAACCTATCCAATCGTCCTACGAAATTAGGCCCGATGCAAACGGATCCTTCCAAATTGTACTTAACGAGCGCCTCCCCAATCGGCAGATATGGTTTACCTTGGGCGACTATGCCCGGCTGTGCCTGATGGCTAATGAAGAACTGACATTGACTTTTGACTTGGAAAAGCTGAAGAAAAATTTCGTTTATTGGATCGGCGACGGCGTAGACTTCGGCGGTAAAGATGCGGATAAAAATCGTTTAATAAACCAATACATTGTTTTTCAGCGCGAACAAACACCTGATATACCGACCCAAATCGAAGCTCTCGACATCAACAGGCCAACATATCTTTCAGGGCTGGACAGTCTATTTAAGCTACAAAATGAACAAATGGAGAGATTTTTCGCTCGCTACGGAAACCAGCATAGGGAGTTAATAACAGGTGAAAGTACGCTGGCTTACTATGCGAAGAAAATAGCCTATTTTCTAAGGCACGATCAGCCCCTTATTGACACGCCAGCGATCCTCGCTCCCGTGTATGCCATTTCCAACGATACGTATTCATATCTGCGAGTATTGAGTTTATATTTAAAAAAAGTTGGATTCAGCGCGACGAAACAAACATCTAATTTGGAAACACTTGCGAGATATTATGATGAAACGTTGCCAGCAGCGTATGCTGATCTGCTGAAACTTTATATGGGACATCCTGACTTAAAGCACTTGACACAGCATTACGAAGCCATAAGCCCCTCTCTTCATTTCGACTGGTCGCGCGATTACCTTAGTGAACAGCTGACGAGCTTGAGAAAAAAAATAGCACAGATTGATTCCATCAGTCATTCAGCAACAGTAGAAAAGCCCCTCAGCAGCTCCTTGGGTAGCCTAAGCATTAAAACGCAAACAGGCATATCGCTTTACCGTAGCCCACAGCAGACTGGCGAATCGCTTTTAAAAGACCTTCGATCAGCCTATGCCAACAAACTGGTTCTAATCGATATCTGGGCGACATGGTGCGTCCCTTGCATACAGGCCATGCCCTATGCAAAGAAACTGCAAGAAGAGGCAAAGGCTTCTAACCTGCCTGTAGAATTTGTTTACCTCTGTACATCAGGCGGCTCGGATGAAGAACAATGGAAGAATAAAGTGCTGGAAATACAGCAACCGGGCACGCATCTATTTGTAGACTCGAAGGCTATAAGCGAGTTAATGACCATGTTCAATATGGGCGGCTTTCCTTCCTATCTATTACTGAAACCTGATGGAAGCTATGACGAAAAAACGGTCAACTCCCTTTCCAACCTCCAACTCGACACTTTAAAAGATTTACTTCAATAG
- a CDS encoding DUF4959 domain-containing protein: MKYIPINPLYILLTCFMLLSCEKLDRFKPNSDDGNPPGMVTLKSYKPLFGGARFFYNIPNDEDLMSVEAVYTTPAGKSFTFAASYFVDSLDVYGFPSSDAYNVQLFAVDRAGNRSQALDVSVTPLEPAFSRVANSLEVKPGFSSFFLDWTNELKQNINVYVDFTFNQDGASRTLTSVFSSNLEKDRRFVNDLFLPPTEQVGVKVRVEDMYGNITETIDKGNISLFEDNKIPKAGWQLPNANDSIGGVPMVFGNALEGRNRYVIDDMIDRGDNLNFLHTGSRGRTGRTSDGNMPWNFIIDLGAHYELSRIITVQRHSGGLANINRGQYYRDENVGLYNMYIWDDASSSWEFVSQSKILVPQGLTELEFVKTGEAGDMAYMYPDEPAYTKPTRWFRYEAVKSFNGNYTLEDGNCLSEITLYGRKTN; the protein is encoded by the coding sequence ATGAAATATATACCTATAAATCCCCTATATATCCTGCTTACTTGCTTTATGCTGCTTTCTTGCGAGAAGCTCGATCGCTTCAAGCCGAATAGCGATGATGGAAATCCGCCGGGTATGGTCACCCTGAAATCGTATAAACCGCTCTTTGGCGGTGCACGATTCTTTTACAATATACCCAACGATGAAGACCTGATGAGTGTCGAAGCTGTATACACGACGCCGGCAGGAAAATCTTTTACCTTCGCTGCCTCCTATTTTGTGGACTCGTTGGATGTTTATGGTTTTCCCAGTAGCGATGCGTACAATGTACAGCTATTTGCCGTAGATCGGGCAGGTAACCGTTCGCAAGCCTTGGATGTATCGGTAACCCCGTTGGAACCCGCATTTAGCCGCGTGGCGAATTCGCTGGAAGTAAAGCCCGGGTTTAGTTCGTTCTTTCTGGACTGGACGAACGAACTCAAACAGAACATCAATGTGTATGTTGATTTTACCTTTAACCAAGATGGCGCCTCCCGCACCTTGACGTCCGTTTTTTCTTCCAATTTGGAGAAAGATCGTCGCTTCGTCAACGACTTGTTCCTGCCACCGACTGAACAAGTGGGGGTGAAGGTTCGTGTTGAGGATATGTATGGTAACATCACAGAGACCATCGATAAGGGAAACATCTCCCTCTTTGAGGATAACAAAATTCCGAAGGCGGGGTGGCAGTTGCCCAACGCAAACGACTCGATCGGCGGCGTGCCTATGGTGTTCGGTAACGCGCTGGAAGGACGTAATCGGTATGTCATCGATGATATGATCGACCGTGGAGATAACCTCAATTTTCTGCATACCGGCAGTCGAGGAAGAACCGGCAGGACCAGCGATGGAAATATGCCTTGGAACTTTATCATCGACCTCGGTGCACACTATGAGCTGAGCCGTATCATTACCGTGCAACGGCACTCGGGCGGATTGGCTAACATCAATCGTGGACAGTATTACCGCGACGAGAACGTGGGACTCTATAACATGTATATCTGGGATGATGCCAGTAGTTCTTGGGAGTTTGTATCGCAAAGCAAAATTTTGGTTCCGCAAGGTTTAACGGAACTGGAGTTTGTGAAGACGGGCGAAGCCGGCGACATGGCTTATATGTATCCAGATGAACCGGCCTACACAAAGCCTACACGTTGGTTCAGGTATGAAGCGGTGAAAAGTTTCAACGGAAATTATACGCTCGAAGATGGCAATTGTTTGTCAGAAATCACGCTGTACGGAAGAAAAACGAATTAA